The proteins below come from a single Actinomycetota bacterium genomic window:
- a CDS encoding pyruvate, phosphate dikinase, whose protein sequence is MRDLLGGKGANVAEMTRLGLPVPPGFTITTAACIAYLRDDRTLPPGLEEQVGEQVGRMEADAGKRLGDPGDPLLVSVRSGARDSMPGMMDTILNLGLNDASVDGLAEVTGNPRFAWDSYRRFIQMHADVVCEVPKHLFESALGAMKADRGAESDVDLTADDLRGLVDTYKAIFREHRGEDFPQDPRAQLDGSIRAVFESWENRRAYDYRRLHGIPHDLGTAVNVQRMVFGNTGDRSATGVAFTRNNVTGESGRPFGDFLVNAQGEDVVAGIRTPRPLEELESVLPDAFRELIDTMAMLERTYRDMQDVEFTIEDGRLYMLQTRSGKRSAFARVRIAVDLVDEGLVTEQEALRDLVDPSQVPQLLLPQLDAAAAGDALAHGVNASPGAAVGAIVLTADEAERRGDCGEPVILVRDETTPDDLHGMIAARGIMTARGGKTSHAAIVAVGMGRPAVCGVHDLEFGEGGSLRIAGQQFAAGDIITIDGSSGSVFAGEAPLIEADPDNPYLARILEWADRARDLTVRTNADTPGDARRAREFGAEGIGLCRTEHMFFSDERVPIVQSMIMSDDDEQRRRLLALLRPFQIDDFTAIFREMRGLPVTIRLLDPPLHEFLPNLVDLTLEVERLHQSGHTSPDLEKQLARVMQLHELNPMLGTRGVRLGLEFPDIYRMQASAIMTAAVAVRDETGEPPIVEIMIPLVGFREELRRARRIVTEEVESVLAASDGPPIAYLIGTMIELPRAALTADSIAEEADFFSFGSNDLTQTTLGFSRDDAEGAFLTAYLQDNVLLTNPFETLDIDGVGQLIRIAAHGARPVHPGIKMGICGEHGGDPPSIGFCHEIGLDYVSCSPFRVQVARIAAGQAALRGPHGAGA, encoded by the coding sequence ATGCGCGACCTGCTTGGCGGGAAGGGCGCGAACGTGGCCGAGATGACGCGCCTCGGCCTGCCCGTGCCCCCGGGCTTCACCATCACCACCGCGGCCTGCATCGCCTACCTTCGCGACGACCGCACCCTCCCCCCGGGGCTCGAGGAACAGGTGGGCGAGCAGGTCGGACGCATGGAGGCCGACGCCGGGAAGCGGCTCGGTGACCCGGGCGACCCCCTCCTCGTGTCGGTGAGGTCCGGCGCCCGCGACTCCATGCCCGGGATGATGGACACCATCCTCAACCTCGGGCTGAACGACGCGAGCGTGGACGGGCTGGCCGAGGTCACGGGCAACCCCCGGTTCGCGTGGGACTCCTACCGGCGCTTCATCCAGATGCACGCCGACGTCGTGTGCGAGGTGCCCAAGCACCTGTTCGAGTCGGCCCTCGGCGCGATGAAGGCCGACCGCGGGGCCGAGTCGGACGTGGACCTTACCGCGGACGACCTGCGGGGCCTCGTGGACACCTACAAGGCCATCTTCAGGGAGCACCGGGGCGAGGACTTCCCCCAGGACCCTCGTGCGCAGCTGGACGGCTCGATACGGGCCGTCTTCGAGAGCTGGGAGAACCGGCGGGCCTATGACTACCGGCGCCTGCACGGGATTCCCCACGACCTCGGCACGGCGGTGAACGTCCAGCGCATGGTGTTCGGCAACACCGGTGACCGGTCGGCCACGGGCGTGGCGTTCACGCGCAACAACGTCACGGGCGAGAGCGGCAGGCCGTTCGGCGACTTCCTGGTGAACGCCCAGGGCGAGGACGTGGTGGCCGGCATCCGCACCCCGCGGCCCCTCGAGGAGCTCGAGTCTGTGCTGCCTGACGCCTTCCGCGAGCTCATCGACACCATGGCGATGCTCGAGCGCACCTACCGCGACATGCAGGACGTCGAGTTCACCATCGAGGACGGCCGCCTCTACATGCTGCAGACCCGCAGCGGCAAGCGGAGCGCGTTCGCGCGCGTGCGCATCGCCGTGGACCTCGTGGACGAGGGCCTTGTCACCGAGCAGGAGGCCCTCCGCGACCTGGTTGACCCGTCGCAGGTGCCCCAGCTGCTGCTTCCGCAGCTCGATGCCGCCGCGGCGGGCGACGCGCTCGCCCACGGGGTGAATGCCTCCCCGGGCGCAGCCGTGGGCGCCATCGTGCTCACGGCGGACGAGGCGGAGCGCCGCGGGGACTGCGGCGAGCCGGTGATCCTCGTGCGTGACGAGACGACGCCGGACGACCTGCACGGCATGATCGCCGCGCGGGGCATCATGACCGCCCGCGGCGGCAAGACCAGCCACGCCGCCATCGTGGCGGTGGGCATGGGGCGGCCCGCCGTGTGCGGCGTGCACGACCTGGAGTTCGGCGAGGGCGGCAGCCTGCGCATCGCGGGGCAGCAGTTCGCCGCGGGCGACATCATCACGATCGACGGCTCGTCGGGCAGCGTGTTCGCGGGTGAGGCACCGCTCATCGAGGCCGACCCCGACAACCCGTACCTGGCGAGGATCCTCGAGTGGGCCGACCGCGCGCGCGACCTGACCGTGCGGACGAACGCCGATACGCCCGGCGATGCGCGTCGCGCCCGGGAGTTCGGCGCCGAGGGCATCGGGCTGTGCCGCACCGAGCACATGTTCTTCAGCGACGAACGCGTGCCGATCGTGCAGTCGATGATCATGAGCGACGACGACGAGCAGCGCCGGCGCCTGCTGGCACTGCTGCGCCCCTTCCAGATCGACGACTTCACGGCGATCTTCCGCGAGATGCGGGGCCTGCCGGTGACGATCCGCCTGCTCGACCCGCCGTTGCACGAGTTCCTGCCCAACCTCGTGGACCTCACGCTCGAGGTGGAGCGTCTTCACCAGTCGGGCCACACGAGCCCCGACCTCGAGAAGCAGTTGGCGCGCGTGATGCAGCTGCACGAGCTCAACCCGATGCTCGGAACCCGCGGCGTGCGGCTGGGCCTCGAGTTTCCCGACATCTACCGCATGCAGGCCTCGGCCATCATGACCGCCGCGGTGGCGGTGCGCGATGAGACCGGCGAGCCGCCGATCGTCGAGATCATGATCCCGCTGGTGGGCTTCCGGGAGGAGCTGCGTCGCGCGCGGCGCATCGTGACCGAGGAGGTCGAGAGCGTGCTGGCGGCATCGGATGGCCCGCCCATCGCGTACCTCATCGGCACGATGATCGAGCTACCGCGCGCCGCGCTCACCGCCGACAGCATCGCCGAGGAGGCCGACTTCTTCTCGTTCGGCAGCAACGACCTCACCCAGACCACGCTGGGGTTCTCGCGCGATGACGCCGAGGGGGCGTTCCTCACGGCCTACCTCCAGGACAACGTGCTGCTCACCAACCCGTTCGAGACACTCGACATCGATGGCGTGGGGCAGCTCATCCGCATTGCCGCCCACGGCGCGCGCCCGGTGCACCCCGGCATCAAGATGGGCATCTGCGGCGAGCACGGCGGCGACCCCCCGTCCATCGGCTTCTGCCACGAAATCGGCCTCGACTACGTCTCGTGCTCGCCGTTCCGGGTGCAGGTGGCCCGCATCGCGGCGGGCCAGGCGGCCCTGAGGGGCCCGCACGGAGCGGGCGCCTAG
- a CDS encoding deoxyguanosinetriphosphate triphosphohydrolase, whose protein sequence is MREPPLDPRAARAEDATREVAEEPCPLRTAFQRDRDRIIHAKAFRRLKHKTQVFISPEGDHYRTRLTHTLEVSAIGRTVARAMGLNEDLVEAITMGHDLGHAPFGHAGEHALDDLLREEHGRRFHHNEQSVRVVEVLEGDGRGLNLTREVRDGIRHHTGSGRPTTLEGQIVRLVDRIAYVNHDIDDAIRARIIAPSDLPADEIAVLGGTTTERITRLVTDIVDSSADEDEIMQSDEVGEAFRSLRTYMFREVYLASPAADEADRARYVVQGLVRAHIADPSLLPPGGDDDQVTRVTDFVSGMTDRYALRVHREIFVPHDGPL, encoded by the coding sequence GTGAGGGAGCCCCCGCTCGATCCGCGCGCCGCGCGGGCGGAGGATGCTACCCGCGAGGTGGCGGAGGAGCCATGCCCCCTGCGCACGGCGTTCCAGCGTGATCGTGATCGCATCATCCACGCCAAGGCCTTCCGGCGGCTCAAGCACAAGACGCAGGTCTTCATCTCCCCGGAGGGCGACCACTACCGCACGCGCCTGACCCATACTCTCGAGGTGTCGGCGATCGGGCGCACGGTGGCGCGCGCCATGGGCCTGAACGAGGACCTGGTGGAGGCGATCACCATGGGCCATGACCTGGGGCACGCGCCGTTCGGCCACGCCGGCGAGCACGCGCTCGATGACCTGCTGCGCGAGGAGCACGGTCGCCGGTTCCACCACAACGAGCAGAGCGTGCGGGTGGTGGAGGTGCTGGAGGGCGACGGACGGGGGCTCAACCTCACGCGTGAGGTGCGCGACGGCATCCGCCACCACACCGGATCGGGTCGCCCCACCACGCTCGAGGGCCAGATCGTGCGCCTCGTGGACCGCATCGCCTACGTGAACCACGACATCGACGATGCCATCCGCGCGCGCATCATCGCGCCGTCGGACCTCCCGGCCGACGAGATCGCCGTGCTGGGCGGCACAACAACCGAGCGCATCACCCGGCTGGTCACGGACATCGTCGACAGCTCCGCCGACGAGGACGAGATCATGCAGAGCGACGAGGTGGGCGAGGCGTTCCGGTCGCTGCGCACGTACATGTTCCGAGAGGTCTACCTGGCGTCCCCGGCGGCGGATGAGGCCGATCGCGCGCGCTACGTGGTGCAGGGTCTGGTGCGCGCCCACATCGCGGACCCATCGCTGCTGCCGCCAGGGGGAGACGACGACCAGGTCACCCGGGTGACCGACTTCGTGTCGGGAATGACCGACCGCTACGCGCTGCGCGTGCACCGGGAGATCTTCGTGCCCCATGACGGGCCGCTCTGA
- the dnaG gene encoding DNA primase, with protein sequence MPRIADSSIDEVRRNADLVELVRGQVQLARRGGRWWGRCPFHDERTPSFCLIPPENRTYYCYGCGATGDSFTWMQEREGAGSFMEAVEQLAERFGVDLQFEQSSPQDEARRRENERLRELLDRACAFYAAMLWKSDEAAEAREYLGGRGFPEDLLRTFRVGWAPRGGTALAGRAIQQGFSRDQLAQAGLARVRGGTAQDFFTGRITFPITDARGRVQGFGARTLDPHERAKYVNSPEGERFRKREMLFGLDLARQPAAKAGFTVVSEGYTDVMGLHLAGVQGAVACMGTALTTAQLRLLARVAPEVRLCFDADRAGEEAARRTIEAAHEVPVRLAVVGLPPGSDPGELAAERSGREILAAAVAMADPLLPWLVDRRVARVGEGPSDQDRALSDLGELLSGFPESADKDEAIRRVTALGVSPVLFDRFMRRVQGSGTTGRPRREREQGEDHGSEPPSLDEARERRLLALAIAMPTAGKPMLEGMRDDHLRSPEHRRARALIAAGAEGWPPEMAPLEAALRAEAADGGTEEELKDAYLRVEKRALERGMLAARSSGDEAEFLRMQAMVKRVEAALRSSA encoded by the coding sequence ATGCCCCGCATCGCCGACTCCAGCATCGACGAGGTGCGCCGCAATGCCGACCTGGTGGAGCTCGTGCGCGGGCAGGTGCAGCTGGCCCGCCGCGGGGGTCGCTGGTGGGGCCGCTGCCCGTTCCACGACGAGCGCACCCCGTCGTTCTGCCTCATCCCGCCGGAGAACCGCACCTACTACTGCTACGGATGCGGTGCCACGGGTGATTCGTTTACGTGGATGCAGGAGCGCGAGGGGGCAGGGTCGTTCATGGAGGCGGTGGAGCAGCTGGCCGAGCGCTTCGGCGTTGACCTGCAGTTCGAGCAGTCGTCGCCGCAGGACGAGGCCCGCAGACGCGAGAACGAGCGCCTCCGCGAGTTGCTCGACCGCGCCTGTGCCTTCTATGCCGCCATGCTCTGGAAGTCGGACGAGGCCGCCGAGGCCCGGGAATACCTCGGCGGACGGGGCTTCCCCGAGGACCTCCTGCGCACCTTCCGCGTGGGCTGGGCGCCGCGCGGCGGCACCGCGCTCGCGGGCCGCGCGATACAGCAGGGCTTCTCGCGCGACCAGCTCGCGCAGGCCGGCCTCGCCCGCGTGCGCGGCGGCACCGCGCAGGACTTCTTCACGGGCCGCATCACATTCCCGATCACCGATGCGCGTGGGCGCGTGCAGGGGTTCGGGGCCCGCACCCTCGATCCACATGAGCGCGCGAAGTACGTCAACTCGCCCGAAGGTGAGCGGTTCCGCAAGCGCGAGATGCTCTTCGGCCTCGATCTCGCGCGCCAGCCGGCCGCCAAGGCCGGGTTCACCGTGGTGAGCGAGGGCTACACCGATGTGATGGGGCTGCACCTCGCCGGCGTGCAGGGGGCCGTTGCCTGCATGGGCACCGCCCTCACCACCGCCCAGCTGCGCCTGCTCGCCCGCGTCGCGCCCGAGGTGCGCCTGTGCTTCGACGCCGACCGTGCCGGCGAGGAGGCCGCACGCCGGACGATCGAGGCGGCGCATGAGGTTCCCGTGCGGCTCGCGGTGGTGGGGCTACCGCCCGGCAGCGACCCGGGCGAGCTGGCGGCGGAGCGCTCCGGGCGGGAGATCCTCGCCGCGGCGGTGGCCATGGCCGACCCCCTCCTGCCGTGGCTGGTCGACCGGCGCGTCGCGCGGGTGGGGGAGGGCCCGTCCGACCAGGACCGCGCGCTGTCGGATCTCGGCGAGCTGCTGTCCGGGTTCCCCGAGTCGGCCGACAAGGATGAAGCCATCAGGCGCGTGACCGCGCTCGGGGTATCGCCCGTGCTGTTCGACCGCTTCATGCGGCGGGTCCAGGGCTCGGGCACCACCGGGCGCCCGCGCCGCGAGCGCGAGCAGGGCGAGGACCATGGGTCGGAGCCGCCATCCCTCGATGAGGCGCGCGAGCGCCGCTTGCTCGCGCTGGCTATCGCCATGCCCACCGCCGGCAAGCCCATGCTCGAGGGGATGAGGGATGACCACCTCAGATCACCCGAGCATCGCCGTGCCCGTGCGTTGATCGCCGCGGGGGCCGAGGGCTGGCCTCCCGAGATGGCGCCGCTGGAGGCCGCCCTGAGAGCCGAGGCGGCCGACGGCGGCACCGAGGAGGAGCTCAAGGACGCCTATCTGCGCGTGGAGAAGCGGGCGCTCGAGCGCGGGATGCTGGCGGCGCGCTCATCGGGTGACGAGGCGGAGTTCCTGCGCATGCAGGCGATGGTGAAGAGGGTGGAGGCCGCCCTCAGGAGCTCGGCCTAG
- a CDS encoding NAD(P)H-quinone oxidoreductase, with product MRAVVVTQPGAPEVMAMADVPDPAIGRGEVLLRVRATAVNRADIMQRRGLYPPPPGVSDVLGLEAVGEVVDIAPGTDTTLRIGDRVMCLVGGGAYAELLAVPACNCMPIPDGMSWTDAAAIPEVFITAYQGLVRLGGLCAGDVALVHSVASGVGTAAAQICRAIGARCIGTSRSPGRAAAGEPYGAEPLVVGGDGFAPAVQEMTGAHGADVILDLVGAKYLHDNVACLARGGRIVLTGLVGGRRAELDMGALLAAQGTIAASTLRGRSTEEKALIMGEFAHWAMPLFEDGVLSPVIDRVVAMDDVVAAHAHVEADAVVGKVVMRVD from the coding sequence ATGAGGGCCGTGGTGGTGACGCAGCCGGGTGCGCCCGAGGTGATGGCGATGGCCGACGTGCCCGACCCCGCGATCGGTCGCGGGGAGGTCCTGCTGCGGGTGAGGGCCACTGCGGTAAACCGCGCCGACATCATGCAGCGGCGCGGGCTCTATCCCCCGCCCCCGGGCGTCAGCGACGTTCTGGGGCTCGAGGCGGTGGGCGAGGTGGTGGACATCGCCCCCGGCACGGACACCACGCTGCGCATCGGCGACCGCGTGATGTGCCTCGTGGGCGGGGGCGCGTACGCGGAGCTGCTGGCAGTGCCGGCGTGCAACTGCATGCCGATCCCGGATGGGATGTCGTGGACCGACGCGGCGGCGATCCCGGAGGTGTTCATCACCGCGTACCAGGGACTGGTGAGACTCGGCGGGCTCTGCGCGGGTGACGTGGCACTCGTGCATTCGGTCGCCAGCGGGGTGGGCACCGCCGCCGCGCAGATCTGCCGCGCCATCGGCGCGCGGTGCATCGGCACATCGCGCTCGCCCGGGCGCGCGGCGGCCGGCGAGCCCTACGGCGCCGAGCCCCTCGTGGTCGGGGGTGACGGGTTCGCCCCGGCGGTGCAGGAGATGACCGGCGCCCATGGAGCCGACGTGATCCTCGACCTCGTCGGCGCGAAGTACCTCCACGACAACGTCGCCTGTCTGGCGCGCGGGGGTCGCATCGTGCTGACCGGCCTCGTGGGAGGGCGACGGGCGGAACTCGACATGGGAGCCCTGCTCGCCGCGCAGGGGACCATCGCGGCATCCACCCTGCGGGGGCGCTCCACGGAGGAGAAGGCGCTCATCATGGGCGAGTTCGCCCACTGGGCGATGCCGCTCTTCGAAGACGGAGTGCTCTCCCCGGTGATCGACCGGGTAGTGGCCATGGACGACGTCGTTGCTGCCCATGCCCACGTGGAGGCCGACGCCGTCGTCGGCAAGGTGGTGATGCGGGTCGACTAG
- a CDS encoding ACT domain-containing protein, translated as MRIELETGLPGLAAAVAKAISDQGASISSMEVVEADHQRVVREIVVDATSVENEDEVVDAVRALGGVTVASAEDRTFRLHNGGKIEMVPRASLKTREDLSVAYMPGVAAVANRIAEDPEAAFDYTLKRNMVAVITNGTAVLGLGDIGAAAGMPVMEGKSLLFKEFADVDSYAICVDTHDAGELIAVCEAIAPAFGGINLEDIAAPVCFEVEDTLKERLDIPVFHDDQHGTAVVLLAALINACKITGQEMQDLKVVVNGIGASGVACSKILINAGVTNIIGCDTRGAIYNGRTENMNFMKDWYAENTNPDGIQGDLTEAIKGADMFVGLSGPGTFSVDQLRSMAKDPLVFAMANPTPEIMPEIAAPYVRVMATGRSDYPNQINNVLAFPGIFRGALDVRARQISEGMKVAAARAIADVITDDELHEDYIIPSVFNPDVAPAVAAETRRVAIEEGLARITPED; from the coding sequence ATGCGCATCGAGCTCGAGACCGGCCTACCCGGCCTTGCCGCAGCGGTGGCCAAGGCCATCAGCGACCAGGGCGCCTCGATCTCGTCGATGGAGGTGGTCGAGGCCGACCACCAGCGGGTGGTGCGCGAGATCGTGGTGGACGCAACCAGCGTGGAGAATGAGGATGAGGTGGTGGACGCCGTCAGGGCGCTGGGTGGCGTGACCGTCGCGTCGGCCGAGGACCGCACGTTCCGCCTGCACAACGGCGGCAAGATCGAGATGGTGCCCCGGGCGTCGCTGAAGACCCGCGAGGACCTCTCGGTTGCCTACATGCCCGGCGTGGCTGCCGTGGCCAACCGCATCGCCGAGGACCCCGAGGCCGCCTTCGACTACACACTCAAGCGCAACATGGTCGCGGTGATCACCAACGGCACCGCGGTGCTGGGACTCGGAGACATCGGGGCGGCTGCCGGCATGCCCGTGATGGAGGGCAAGTCGCTGCTCTTCAAGGAGTTCGCCGACGTGGACTCCTACGCCATCTGCGTGGACACCCACGACGCCGGTGAGCTCATCGCGGTGTGCGAGGCCATCGCACCCGCCTTCGGGGGCATCAACCTCGAGGACATCGCCGCGCCCGTGTGCTTCGAGGTCGAGGACACCCTCAAGGAGCGCCTCGACATCCCGGTCTTCCACGATGACCAGCACGGCACCGCGGTAGTGCTGCTCGCCGCGCTGATCAACGCCTGCAAGATCACCGGCCAGGAGATGCAGGACCTCAAGGTGGTGGTGAACGGCATCGGCGCCTCGGGCGTGGCGTGCTCGAAGATCCTCATTAACGCCGGCGTCACCAACATCATCGGCTGCGACACCCGGGGAGCCATCTACAACGGCCGCACCGAGAACATGAACTTCATGAAGGACTGGTACGCCGAGAACACCAACCCCGACGGCATCCAGGGCGACCTCACCGAGGCCATCAAGGGCGCCGACATGTTCGTGGGCCTGTCCGGTCCGGGCACCTTCTCGGTGGACCAGCTCAGGAGCATGGCCAAGGACCCGCTGGTGTTCGCCATGGCGAACCCGACCCCGGAGATCATGCCCGAGATCGCCGCGCCCTACGTGCGCGTCATGGCCACCGGCCGCTCGGACTACCCCAACCAGATCAACAACGTGCTGGCCTTCCCCGGTATCTTCCGCGGCGCGCTCGACGTGCGCGCCCGGCAGATCAGCGAGGGCATGAAGGTGGCAGCCGCCCGGGCGATCGCCGACGTCATCACCGATGATGAGCTGCATGAGGACTACATCATCCCGAGCGTGTTCAACCCCGACGTGGCGCCTGCCGTGGCGGCCGAGACGCGCCGCGTGGCCATCGAGGAGGGCTTGGCCCGCATCACGCCCGAGGACTGA
- the polA gene encoding DNA polymerase I produces MPDRLARVSTDAINPAGEILLIDGYSLAFRAFFALPESITRQDGMPTNALYGLAAMTIKVIEEEKPSRVIVAWDPSGKTFRDEIYPEYKAGRSATPEGFKAQSPYFRDLMEAFGAVNIEKEGFEADDVIGTLARRASDAGQRVTILTGDRDALQLVDANVSVLATGRGVTDTTRYDEAKVEERYGVPPPKMPDLRGMIGDSSDNLPGVPGIGEKTAAQLMAKYGSLEEVLAHADEQTPKRRENLIEHADMARMCRDLSVIDVNVPLDLEPGDAPLITRDAERLAALQAAFQEFEFRTLARRVSELASDSPGGGAADGDGAGGGTAPAIEVQEESPEALAMSLAGGEAAAIALMGDALAVVAGDGPARAVALGEGADPAIGPVVSAAPWSAHDAKAILRRGRLDGPLPEHDTMIAAYLLQPRRRQYLLDELAEEEGVAMHAEGAGDDACAAAAAAASVRHLRPIQEQRMSDEGLGPLFRDIEMPLIGVLVSMENLGVAIDVARLEEIQRQMQAEISELTEKIHDLAGGPFTIDSPKQLAEVLFERLGLPAGRKGKTGYSTDRRVLRSLEDKHPIVPLVVRYRELVKLEGTYLAPLPGLVDPADGRIHTTFNQTVAETGRLSSTNPNLQNIPVRTEAGREIRDAFVAGEGFTLMSCDYSQVELRILAHCSGEPALRDAFAEGRDVHAATASEVFGVPLDDMDREVRDRAKAVNFGIIYGISDFGLAEQLGIPRADAREYIETYLARYPRVEAFVASTIAQATEDGYVTTLLGRRRAIPELTARTQQQRQLGERLAVNTLIQGSAADIIKIAMISAYAAIAESGTGARMVLQIHDELLVECPPDVVDPVRAIVVDAMTDAYDLDPPLAVEVGVGPTWLKAKA; encoded by the coding sequence CTGCCGGATAGACTCGCCCGCGTGAGCACGGACGCCATCAACCCCGCCGGCGAGATCCTGCTCATCGACGGCTACAGCCTGGCCTTCAGGGCGTTCTTCGCCCTGCCCGAGAGCATCACCCGACAGGACGGCATGCCCACCAATGCCCTGTACGGGCTGGCCGCCATGACGATCAAGGTGATCGAGGAGGAGAAGCCCTCGCGGGTGATCGTGGCGTGGGACCCCTCCGGCAAGACATTCCGCGACGAGATCTACCCCGAGTACAAGGCCGGTCGCTCCGCCACCCCCGAGGGGTTCAAGGCCCAGTCCCCGTACTTCCGCGATCTCATGGAGGCCTTCGGCGCCGTGAACATCGAGAAGGAGGGATTCGAGGCCGATGACGTGATCGGAACCCTCGCGCGACGGGCGTCGGATGCCGGGCAGCGGGTCACCATCCTCACCGGCGATCGCGATGCCCTGCAGCTGGTGGACGCCAACGTGAGCGTGCTCGCCACCGGGAGGGGGGTCACCGACACCACGCGCTATGACGAGGCCAAGGTGGAGGAGCGCTACGGCGTGCCACCCCCGAAGATGCCCGATCTGCGGGGAATGATCGGCGACTCCAGCGACAACCTGCCCGGCGTGCCCGGCATCGGCGAGAAGACCGCCGCCCAGCTGATGGCCAAGTACGGATCGCTCGAGGAGGTCCTGGCCCACGCCGACGAGCAGACCCCGAAGCGCAGGGAGAACCTCATCGAGCACGCCGACATGGCGCGCATGTGCCGGGACCTCTCCGTGATCGACGTCAACGTGCCGCTCGACCTCGAGCCCGGCGACGCACCGCTCATCACGCGCGACGCCGAGCGGCTGGCTGCACTGCAGGCGGCATTCCAGGAGTTCGAGTTCCGCACCCTCGCCCGCAGGGTGTCCGAGCTCGCCAGCGATTCCCCCGGGGGCGGCGCGGCCGACGGCGATGGCGCGGGCGGGGGCACCGCACCCGCGATCGAGGTGCAGGAGGAGTCGCCCGAAGCCCTTGCGATGTCGCTCGCAGGCGGCGAGGCGGCCGCGATCGCGCTCATGGGAGACGCCCTTGCGGTGGTGGCCGGCGACGGCCCCGCCCGTGCGGTGGCGCTGGGGGAGGGTGCCGACCCGGCCATCGGGCCGGTGGTGTCAGCCGCGCCGTGGTCGGCGCACGATGCCAAGGCGATCCTGCGCCGCGGACGCCTCGATGGTCCGCTGCCGGAGCACGACACCATGATCGCCGCATACCTGCTGCAGCCCCGGCGGCGGCAGTACCTGCTCGACGAGCTGGCTGAGGAGGAGGGCGTTGCCATGCACGCCGAGGGCGCGGGCGACGACGCCTGCGCGGCCGCGGCCGCCGCGGCATCGGTTCGCCACCTGCGCCCGATTCAGGAGCAGCGCATGTCCGACGAGGGCCTCGGGCCGCTCTTCCGGGACATCGAGATGCCGCTGATCGGCGTGCTGGTGTCGATGGAGAACCTGGGCGTGGCGATCGACGTGGCGCGACTCGAGGAGATCCAGCGGCAGATGCAGGCGGAGATCTCCGAGCTCACCGAGAAGATCCACGATCTCGCCGGCGGGCCCTTCACCATCGACTCGCCCAAGCAGCTGGCCGAGGTGCTGTTCGAGCGGCTCGGGCTTCCCGCGGGACGCAAGGGCAAGACCGGCTACTCCACCGACCGGCGCGTGCTGCGCTCGCTCGAGGACAAGCACCCCATCGTGCCGCTGGTCGTGCGCTACCGCGAGCTGGTGAAGCTCGAGGGCACGTACCTGGCCCCGCTGCCGGGGCTGGTTGATCCGGCCGACGGGCGCATCCACACCACCTTCAACCAGACCGTGGCCGAGACCGGCCGGCTGTCGTCCACCAACCCGAACCTGCAGAACATCCCCGTGCGCACCGAGGCCGGGCGCGAGATCCGCGATGCCTTCGTGGCGGGCGAGGGCTTCACCCTCATGAGCTGCGACTACTCGCAGGTGGAGCTGCGAATTCTCGCGCACTGCTCCGGCGAGCCCGCGCTGCGCGACGCCTTCGCCGAGGGCAGAGACGTGCATGCTGCCACGGCGTCAGAGGTGTTCGGGGTGCCCCTTGACGACATGGACCGGGAGGTGCGCGACCGCGCCAAGGCCGTCAACTTCGGGATCATCTACGGCATCTCCGACTTCGGGCTGGCGGAGCAGCTGGGAATTCCCCGTGCCGATGCGCGCGAGTACATCGAGACCTACCTCGCGCGCTATCCGCGGGTGGAGGCCTTCGTGGCGTCGACGATCGCCCAGGCCACTGAGGATGGTTACGTCACCACGCTCCTCGGCCGCCGGCGTGCGATCCCCGAGCTCACCGCCCGCACCCAGCAGCAACGCCAGCTGGGAGAGCGCCTGGCGGTTAACACCCTCATCCAGGGGTCGGCCGCCGACATCATCAAGATCGCCATGATCTCGGCATATGCGGCCATAGCCGAGTCGGGCACCGGCGCCCGCATGGTGCTGCAGATCCACGACGAGCTGCTCGTGGAGTGCCCCCCGGACGTCGTCGACCCGGTGCGCGCCATCGTGGTGGACGCCATGACGGACGCCTACGACCTCGACCCGCCGCTGGCCGTGGAGGTGGGCGTGGGGCCCACCTGGCTCAAGGCGAAGGCGTGA